The Coregonus clupeaformis isolate EN_2021a chromosome 6, ASM2061545v1, whole genome shotgun sequence genome has a segment encoding these proteins:
- the LOC121568116 gene encoding melatonin receptor type 1B-like: protein MRSFGYSVSPQLIIDCSNVLLSLSSVGNVFVVSLAFADLVVAFYPYPLVLYAIFHDGWSLGETQCKVSGFLMGLSVIGSIFNITGIAINRYCYICHSFAYDKLYSYRNTLLLVGLIWLLTILAIIPNFFVGSLQYDPRVYSCTFAQAVSTSYTITVVVIHFFVPIAVVTFCYLRIWILVIQVRRKVKSEAKPRLKPSDMRNFITMFVVFVLFAICWAPLNFIGLAVAIDPETVAPRIPEWLFVVSYFMAYFNSCLNAIIYGLLNQNFRKEYKRIIMSVWMPGLFFQEASQGGTEGMRSKPSPRLGLNNNDHVKGEAL from the exons ATGCGTTCATTTGGGTACAGCGTGTCGCCTCAGCTGATTATCGACTGTT ctaatgtgttgttgtctctctcctctgtaggGAACGTGTTTGTGGTGAGCCTGGCCTTTGCTGACCTGGTGGTGGCCTTCTACCCGTACCCCCTGGTGCTCTACGCCATCTTCCATGACGGCTGGTCGCTGGGAGAGACTCAGTGCAAA gtCAGTGGTTTCCTGATGGGCCTGAGCGTCATCGGCTCCATCTTCAACATCACCGGCATCGCCATCAACCGCTACTGCTACATCTGTCACAGCTTTGCCTACGACAAGCTCTACAGCTACCGCAACACCCTCTTACTGGTGGGGCTCATCTGGCTCCTCACCATCCTGGCCATCATACCCAACTTCTTCGTAGGGTCGCTCCAGTACGACCCCAGGGTGTATTCGTGTACCTTTGCTCAGGCCGTCAGTACATCGTACACCATCACTGTGGTGGTGATTCATTTCTTCGTGCCCATTGCCGTGGTTACCTTCTGCTACCTGAGGATCTGGATCCTGGTCATCCAGGTGAGGAGGAAGGTGAAGTCAGAGGCGAAGCCCCGCCTCAAACCCAGCGACATGCGCAACTTCATCACCATGTTCGTGGTGTTCGTGCTCTTCGCCATCTGCTGGGCGCCGCTCAACTTCATTGGGCTGGCCGTGGCCATCGACCCGGAGACGGTGGCGCCACGGATCCCCGAGTGGCTGTTCGTGGTCAGCTACTTCATGGCGTACTTCAACAGTTGCCTTAACGCCATCATCTATGGTCTGCTCAACCAGAACTTCCGTAAGGAATACAAACGGATTATCATGTCCGTGTGGATGCCtggtctgttcttccaggaggcGTCACAGGGGGGCACAGAGGGTATGAGGAGCAAGCCCTCGCCCAGGCTGGGACTCAACAACAACGATCACGTCAAGGGAGAGGCTTTGTGA